One stretch of Pseudomonas sp. NC02 DNA includes these proteins:
- a CDS encoding type B 50S ribosomal protein L31 — MKPGIHPDYRTVLFHDTAADVFFLIGSTVETDRTQQHSDGNTYPYVLLDVSSASHPVYTGQQRKTQSEGRIAGFNKRFASFGSAGKTAEA, encoded by the coding sequence ATGAAACCTGGTATCCACCCCGACTACCGCACCGTGTTGTTCCATGACACCGCCGCCGACGTTTTCTTCCTGATCGGTTCCACCGTGGAAACGGACCGTACGCAACAACACAGCGACGGCAACACCTATCCCTACGTGCTCCTGGACGTGTCCAGTGCCTCGCACCCGGTGTACACCGGCCAACAGCGCAAGACCCAGTCCGAAGGCCGCATCGCCGGCTTCAACAAGCGATTTGCATCGTTTGGTTCGGCCGGTAAAACCGCCGAGGCGTGA
- a CDS encoding APC family permease: protein MARLQRTLSLGSVVLFGIAYMTPIIVLGTFGILAQSTAGMVPAAYLAALVAMFFTAMSYGRMASAFPVAGSAYSYVRKAISPKLGFIAGWAVLLDYLFLPMAIWLIGAAYLHSAFPAVPQWVWVLAFIGVTSVINIIGLKLANGINALLMLVQFLVLVAFVALCIHYIGGDASKPLWTITPFFNGQMQMPLIMSGAAIACYSFLGFDAVSTLTEETRDPRRTIPRAIMLITLIGGLIFVGVSYFVQIAHPSFEFTDVDSAAYEIARNIGGDLFVSIFLIGLIVGQFASGLSAQASGSRLLFAMGRDGVLPKSFFGTLHARFGTPVNSILLCAVVALLALRLDVTTSTSFINFGAFLAFSLVNLSVIFHYWIGAKQRGLRELVLFLVFPTIGLVADLWLMVSLDHLAIYLGLSWLAIGLVYLGFLTRGFSRQPPEMDFQEAA, encoded by the coding sequence ATGGCTCGTTTGCAACGCACCCTGTCGTTAGGGTCGGTGGTGCTGTTTGGCATCGCCTATATGACACCGATCATTGTCCTGGGCACCTTCGGTATCCTGGCGCAATCCACCGCCGGCATGGTCCCGGCCGCTTACCTGGCCGCCCTGGTGGCGATGTTCTTCACCGCCATGAGCTACGGCCGCATGGCCTCGGCGTTCCCGGTGGCCGGGTCCGCCTACAGCTATGTGCGCAAGGCCATCAGCCCCAAGCTTGGGTTTATCGCCGGTTGGGCGGTGTTGCTCGACTACCTGTTCCTGCCCATGGCCATCTGGCTGATCGGCGCGGCCTACCTGCATTCGGCTTTCCCGGCCGTGCCGCAATGGGTCTGGGTACTGGCGTTTATCGGGGTCACCAGTGTGATCAACATCATCGGCCTGAAACTCGCCAACGGCATCAACGCCTTGCTGATGCTGGTGCAGTTCCTGGTGCTGGTCGCCTTCGTCGCGCTGTGCATCCACTACATCGGCGGTGATGCGAGCAAGCCGCTGTGGACCATCACCCCGTTCTTCAACGGCCAGATGCAAATGCCGTTGATCATGAGCGGTGCGGCGATCGCCTGCTATTCGTTCCTGGGCTTTGACGCGGTCAGCACCCTGACCGAAGAAACCCGCGACCCGCGCCGCACGATTCCCCGGGCGATCATGCTGATCACCCTGATCGGCGGGCTGATCTTCGTCGGTGTGTCGTACTTCGTGCAGATCGCCCACCCATCGTTTGAGTTCACCGACGTGGATTCTGCCGCCTACGAGATTGCCCGCAACATTGGCGGCGACCTGTTTGTATCGATCTTCCTGATCGGCCTGATCGTCGGCCAGTTCGCCTCGGGGCTGTCAGCGCAGGCCAGTGGTTCGCGGTTGCTGTTTGCGATGGGGCGCGACGGGGTGTTGCCCAAGTCGTTCTTCGGTACCTTGCACGCGCGCTTCGGTACGCCGGTCAACAGCATCCTGCTGTGCGCGGTGGTTGCGTTACTGGCGTTGAGACTGGACGTCACCACCTCCACCTCGTTCATCAACTTCGGTGCGTTCCTGGCTTTCAGCCTGGTGAACCTGTCGGTGATCTTCCACTACTGGATCGGTGCCAAGCAGCGCGGTTTGCGGGAGTTGGTGCTGTTCCTGGTGTTCCCGACCATCGGCCTGGTGGCGGATTTGTGGTTGATGGTCAGCCTTGATCACCTGGCGATTTACCTGGGCCTGAGCTGGTTGGCGATTGGCCTGGTGTACCTGGGTTTCCTGACGCGGGGCTTCTCCCGGCAGCCCCCGGAAATGGACTTCCAGGAAGCCGCATAG
- a CDS encoding carbon-nitrogen hydrolase family protein, with translation MKVEFAQLAGRDNGTAYNLERALAAIAACAADTQLVVFPETHLMGFPTAGTVAEVAEPVDGPTVQAIIQAARARNIAVVIGMAESDAGQFYNTTLMITPDGIALRYRKTHLWASDRGVFTPGDRYATCVWNGVRVGLLICYDIEFPETARALAQLGAEVLIVTNGNMDPYGPTHRTAIMARAQENQAFALMVNRVEEGDDGLMFAGGSALVDPFGSLLFEAGRGEGQFRVELDLGQLAAARQDYRYLDDQRLKLPGEVIEREDGTRELLIPKP, from the coding sequence ATGAAGGTCGAATTTGCCCAGCTGGCAGGCCGCGATAACGGCACAGCTTACAACCTTGAGCGCGCGTTGGCGGCAATTGCTGCGTGTGCGGCGGATACCCAATTGGTCGTATTCCCGGAAACCCACCTGATGGGCTTCCCGACCGCCGGCACCGTGGCCGAGGTGGCCGAGCCGGTGGACGGCCCGACCGTGCAGGCGATTATCCAGGCCGCCCGTGCGCGCAATATCGCCGTGGTGATCGGCATGGCCGAGAGCGACGCGGGCCAATTCTATAACACCACCTTGATGATCACCCCGGACGGCATCGCCCTGCGCTATCGCAAGACCCACCTGTGGGCCTCGGACCGCGGCGTCTTCACCCCGGGTGACCGCTACGCCACCTGCGTGTGGAACGGCGTGCGAGTCGGCCTGTTGATCTGCTACGACATCGAATTCCCGGAAACCGCCCGGGCCCTGGCGCAGTTGGGCGCTGAAGTGTTGATCGTCACCAACGGCAACATGGACCCGTACGGCCCCACCCACCGCACTGCGATCATGGCCCGCGCCCAGGAAAACCAGGCGTTCGCGCTGATGGTCAACCGAGTGGAAGAGGGCGACGACGGCCTGATGTTCGCCGGTGGCAGTGCGCTGGTCGACCCGTTTGGCAGCTTGCTGTTTGAAGCCGGGCGCGGGGAAGGGCAGTTCAGGGTTGAACTGGACCTGGGGCAACTGGCGGCGGCGCGACAGGACTATCGCTACCTGGATGACCAGCGCTTGAAATTGCCGGGGGAGGTGATTGAGCGCGAGGACGGGACGCGGGAGTTGTTGATCCCCAAACCCTGA
- a CDS encoding LuxR C-terminal-related transcriptional regulator, translated as MTLSLEDIAWHRSVGQMIDALDQPNFWTQLVRLLDQYVPFDSWVVLLFSSEHKPLVFAECPGQDGEPDHLFQDYLNGLYLLDPFYIASREHSRTGLFRLAEVAPEHFELTEYYQRYFRLNVVADEIQFNCQQPDGRTLCLSLGSKQRFDPQQIALLSLIQPWVLGLLRQRLPHELNQVSAPEQPIHNDGWGAQLTARELDVGRLMLSGCSSKEIARKLEISVETVKVHKKHMYSKLGIKSQSELFSIFLQAQNA; from the coding sequence ATGACATTGTCGCTGGAAGACATCGCCTGGCACCGTTCGGTGGGGCAGATGATAGACGCCCTGGACCAGCCGAATTTCTGGACGCAACTGGTCCGGTTGCTGGACCAATATGTGCCGTTCGACAGTTGGGTGGTGTTGCTGTTCAGCAGTGAGCACAAGCCCCTGGTGTTCGCCGAATGCCCCGGCCAGGACGGCGAACCCGACCATCTGTTCCAGGATTACCTCAACGGTTTATACCTGCTCGATCCCTTCTACATCGCCAGCCGCGAACACTCGCGCACCGGACTGTTTCGCCTGGCCGAAGTGGCCCCGGAGCATTTCGAGCTGACCGAGTATTACCAGCGCTACTTCCGGCTGAACGTGGTGGCCGATGAAATCCAGTTCAATTGCCAGCAACCGGACGGGCGAACCCTGTGCCTGTCCCTGGGCTCCAAACAGCGCTTTGACCCACAGCAGATTGCCCTGCTGTCGCTGATTCAACCGTGGGTACTGGGCTTGCTGCGCCAGCGCCTGCCCCATGAACTCAACCAGGTGAGCGCTCCGGAGCAGCCGATCCACAACGATGGCTGGGGCGCGCAACTCACCGCGCGGGAGCTGGATGTGGGCCGTTTGATGCTCAGTGGTTGCTCCAGCAAGGAAATCGCTCGTAAGCTGGAAATCTCTGTTGAAACCGTGAAAGTCCATAAGAAACACATGTACAGCAAGCTAGGGATCAAATCCCAGTCGGAGCTGTTCTCGATTTTTCTGCAGGCGCAAAACGCCTGA
- a CDS encoding FMN-binding glutamate synthase family protein has translation MSLSLLSRYAFFAVCVIFTLASMPFIEHEWLWPIAVVTGILSLIGIFDLLQSPHAVRRNYPILGNIRYLVEGIRPEIRQYLLESDSDALPFSRAQRSLVYSRAKNESADKPFGTLIDVYQSGFEFIGHSMRPAPLSDPSAFRVIVGGPQCKQPYSASVFNISAMSFGSLSANAIRALNQGAKLGNFAHDTGEGSISPYHRENGGDLTWELGSGYFGCRTSAGLFDPERFAVQAQNPQVRMIEIKMSQGAKPGHGGILPKHKVTQEIADTRGIMMGEDCISPSRHSAFSTPIEMMHFIAQLRELSGGKPVGFKFCLGHPWEFMGIAKAMLETGILPDFIVVDGKEGGTGAAPVEFTDHIGVPLREGLLFVHNTLVGLNLRDKIKLGASGKIVSAFDIASVLAIGADWANSARGFMFAIGCIQSQSCHTNKCPTGVATQDPLRQRALVVPDKAQRVFNFHRNTLKALAEMLAAAGLDHPSQLSAKHLVRRMSATEIKLFSQLHVFLKPGELLTGEVNGEFYSRMWQMARADSFEPNEIAAA, from the coding sequence ATGAGCCTGTCCTTGTTAAGCCGTTACGCGTTCTTTGCCGTCTGCGTCATTTTCACCCTCGCCAGCATGCCGTTTATCGAACACGAATGGCTGTGGCCGATCGCCGTGGTCACCGGCATCCTTAGCCTGATCGGCATTTTCGACCTGCTGCAAAGCCCCCACGCGGTGCGCCGCAACTACCCGATCCTGGGCAATATCCGTTACCTGGTGGAAGGCATCCGTCCGGAAATCCGCCAGTACCTGCTGGAATCCGACAGCGACGCCCTGCCCTTCTCCCGGGCCCAGCGCTCGCTGGTCTATTCCCGCGCCAAGAATGAAAGTGCCGACAAACCCTTCGGCACGCTGATCGACGTGTACCAGTCGGGCTTTGAGTTTATCGGCCACTCCATGCGCCCCGCGCCGCTGAGCGACCCCAGCGCGTTTCGCGTGATCGTCGGCGGCCCGCAATGCAAGCAGCCCTACTCGGCCTCGGTGTTCAATATCTCGGCCATGAGCTTCGGTTCGCTGAGCGCCAACGCGATTCGCGCGCTCAACCAGGGGGCCAAGCTCGGCAACTTCGCCCATGACACCGGTGAAGGCAGCATCAGCCCCTATCACCGGGAAAACGGCGGCGACCTGACCTGGGAGCTCGGCAGCGGCTACTTCGGCTGCCGCACCAGCGCCGGCCTTTTCGACCCGGAACGCTTCGCCGTGCAGGCGCAGAACCCGCAAGTGCGGATGATCGAAATCAAGATGAGCCAGGGCGCCAAACCGGGCCACGGCGGGATCCTGCCCAAGCACAAGGTGACCCAGGAAATCGCCGACACCCGCGGCATCATGATGGGCGAGGACTGCATCTCGCCGTCGCGCCACAGCGCGTTTTCCACTCCCATCGAAATGATGCACTTCATCGCCCAGCTGCGTGAACTGTCGGGCGGCAAACCGGTGGGCTTCAAGTTCTGCCTGGGCCACCCGTGGGAATTCATGGGCATCGCCAAGGCCATGCTCGAAACCGGCATCCTCCCGGACTTTATCGTGGTGGACGGCAAGGAAGGCGGCACCGGCGCCGCGCCGGTGGAGTTCACCGACCACATCGGCGTGCCGCTGCGTGAAGGCTTGCTGTTCGTGCACAACACCCTGGTGGGCTTGAACCTGCGGGACAAGATCAAGCTCGGCGCCAGCGGCAAGATCGTCAGCGCGTTCGACATCGCCAGCGTGCTGGCCATCGGTGCCGACTGGGCCAACTCGGCGCGGGGCTTCATGTTCGCCATCGGCTGTATCCAGTCGCAAAGCTGCCACACCAACAAATGCCCCACCGGGGTGGCCACCCAGGACCCGTTGCGCCAGCGCGCACTGGTGGTGCCGGACAAGGCCCAGCGCGTGTTCAATTTCCACCGCAACACGTTAAAGGCCCTGGCAGAAATGCTCGCTGCCGCCGGTCTCGACCACCCTTCACAACTGTCGGCCAAGCACCTGGTGCGGCGCATGTCGGCCACCGAGATCAAGTTGTTTTCGCAGCTGCATGTGTTCCTGAAACCTGGCGAATTGCTCACCGGCGAAGTGAACGGCGAGTTTTATTCGCGCATGTGGCAGATGGCGCGGGCGGACAGTTTTGAGCCGAATGAAATCGCCGCGGCCTGA
- a CDS encoding cupin domain-containing protein: protein MPLLDFTALAAQLPDTWKSTRVGQVGPARIKVLRMDAQAYEEETHDYNEGLLVIDGLLRLSIGEEAIDVGAGQMYLVEAGIAHAVLAGSQGTLVIIDV, encoded by the coding sequence ATGCCGTTACTCGACTTCACCGCCCTTGCCGCCCAACTGCCGGACACCTGGAAATCCACCCGCGTGGGCCAGGTCGGCCCGGCGCGGATCAAGGTGCTGCGCATGGATGCACAGGCTTATGAAGAAGAAACCCACGACTACAACGAAGGGCTGTTGGTGATCGACGGCCTTTTGCGCCTGTCTATTGGCGAGGAGGCCATCGACGTCGGCGCCGGTCAGATGTACCTGGTTGAAGCCGGCATCGCCCACGCGGTACTCGCCGGCAGCCAAGGCACGCTGGTGATCATCGACGTTTAA
- a CDS encoding OpgC family protein, producing MLNGRDPRIDFFRGLALIFIFWDHVPHNPLGQITLRNFGFSDAAEVFVFLAGYAAVLAYGKILQRDGYLIACVKIWRRTWVLYVVHIFLLAMLMGIVFFANSHVETRDLVEEMGLTHFVTHPQQALVDELLLRFKPNLMDPLPLYIVLLGCLPLVLPLLLRKTSAVVAVSLAVYLLAPHLGWNLAAIADGVWYFNPVTWQLLFVLGGAAAIHAGQPRPVETRRLLRQPLFVAAAVYALLAGVLTLSWRWPEIHDALMPSALSDLLYPISKTDLSPVRLLHFLALAYVTAKLLPGREWTQNWLARQTCRMGRYSLEVFCLGVLLAPLADMINAITGDAFAMQIFTALVGAGLMALLGAWLDLNKRLTQPARVATA from the coding sequence ATGTTGAACGGACGCGACCCGCGCATCGATTTTTTTCGGGGCCTGGCGTTGATCTTTATTTTCTGGGATCACGTGCCCCACAACCCTCTGGGCCAGATCACCTTGCGCAACTTCGGTTTCAGCGACGCGGCGGAAGTCTTCGTGTTCCTGGCCGGTTATGCGGCCGTGCTGGCCTACGGCAAGATCCTGCAGCGCGACGGTTATCTGATCGCCTGCGTGAAGATCTGGCGGCGCACCTGGGTGCTGTACGTGGTGCACATCTTCCTGCTGGCGATGCTGATGGGCATCGTGTTCTTCGCCAACAGCCATGTGGAAACCCGCGACCTCGTTGAAGAGATGGGCCTGACGCACTTCGTCACCCATCCCCAGCAAGCCCTGGTGGATGAACTGTTGCTGCGCTTCAAACCCAACCTGATGGACCCGTTGCCGCTGTACATCGTGCTGCTGGGTTGCCTGCCGCTGGTGTTGCCGTTGCTGTTGCGCAAGACCTCGGCGGTGGTGGCTGTTTCGCTGGCGGTGTACTTGCTGGCCCCGCACCTGGGCTGGAACCTGGCGGCGATTGCCGACGGCGTGTGGTACTTCAACCCGGTGACCTGGCAGTTGCTGTTTGTGCTGGGCGGCGCGGCGGCGATTCATGCCGGGCAACCCCGCCCTGTCGAGACTCGGCGCCTGTTGCGTCAGCCATTGTTCGTCGCTGCGGCGGTGTATGCGCTGTTGGCGGGGGTTCTCACGCTCTCGTGGCGCTGGCCGGAAATCCACGACGCGCTGATGCCGTCGGCGCTCAGTGACCTGCTGTACCCCATCAGCAAGACCGACCTGTCGCCCGTGCGTTTGCTGCATTTTCTGGCCCTGGCCTATGTCACCGCCAAGCTGTTGCCTGGCCGCGAATGGACGCAGAACTGGTTGGCCCGACAAACCTGCCGTATGGGGCGCTACTCCCTGGAAGTGTTCTGCCTGGGGGTGCTGCTGGCGCCACTGGCAGACATGATCAATGCGATCACCGGCGATGCCTTCGCCATGCAGATTTTCACCGCACTGGTAGGCGCCGGGTTGATGGCGTTGCTGGGGGCCTGGCTGGACTTGAACAAGCGGCTCACGCAACCGGCGCGCGTCGCCACCGCCTGA
- a CDS encoding amino acid permease, whose product MPAGNHLPHGETAQGGPLKRELGERHIRLMALGACIGVGLFLGSAKAIEMAGPAIMLSYIIGGLAILVIMRALGEMAVHNPVAGSFSRYAQDYLGPLAGFLTGWNYWFLWLVTCVAEITAVAVYMGVWFPDTPRWIWALAALISMGTINLIAVKAFGEFEFWFALIKIVTIIAMVIGGVGIIAFGFGNDGVALGISNLWTHGGFMPNGVQGVLMSLQMVMFAYLGVEMIGLTAGEAKNPQKTIPSAIGSVFWRILLFYVGALFVILSIYPWNEIGTQGSPFVMTFERLGIKTAAGIINFVVITAALSSCNGGIFSTGRMLYSLAQNGQAPATFGTTSSNGVPRKALLLSIFVLLLGVLLNYMVPEKVFVWVTSIATFGAIWTWLMILLAQLKFRKSLTQAERDGLKYRMWLYPVSSYLALAFLVLVVGLMAYFPDTRVALYVGPVFLVLLTVLFYVFKLQPTQAAARTAS is encoded by the coding sequence ATGCCAGCTGGCAATCATCTGCCCCACGGCGAGACCGCTCAGGGCGGTCCGCTGAAACGCGAACTCGGCGAACGGCATATTCGCCTGATGGCCCTCGGTGCATGCATCGGCGTCGGCCTGTTCCTAGGCTCGGCCAAGGCCATTGAAATGGCCGGCCCGGCGATCATGCTGTCGTACATCATCGGCGGCCTGGCGATCCTGGTGATCATGCGCGCCCTCGGCGAGATGGCCGTGCACAACCCGGTGGCCGGTTCGTTCAGCCGCTACGCCCAGGATTACCTCGGCCCGCTGGCGGGCTTTCTCACCGGCTGGAACTATTGGTTCCTGTGGCTGGTGACCTGCGTGGCAGAAATCACGGCCGTCGCCGTGTACATGGGCGTGTGGTTCCCCGATACACCCCGCTGGATCTGGGCCCTGGCAGCACTGATCAGCATGGGCACCATCAACCTGATCGCGGTCAAGGCCTTCGGTGAGTTCGAGTTCTGGTTCGCACTGATCAAGATCGTCACCATCATCGCCATGGTGATCGGCGGCGTCGGCATCATCGCGTTCGGCTTTGGCAACGATGGCGTCGCCCTGGGCATTTCCAACCTGTGGACCCACGGCGGCTTTATGCCCAATGGCGTGCAGGGTGTGTTGATGTCCCTGCAGATGGTGATGTTCGCCTACCTGGGCGTAGAGATGATCGGCCTCACCGCCGGTGAAGCGAAGAACCCGCAGAAGACCATCCCGAGTGCCATCGGCTCGGTGTTCTGGCGCATCCTGCTGTTCTACGTCGGTGCGTTGTTCGTGATCCTGTCGATCTACCCGTGGAACGAAATCGGCACCCAGGGCAGCCCGTTCGTGATGACCTTCGAGCGCCTGGGTATCAAGACCGCCGCCGGCATCATCAACTTCGTGGTGATCACCGCAGCGTTGTCGTCGTGCAACGGCGGTATCTTCAGCACCGGGCGGATGCTCTACAGCCTGGCACAGAACGGCCAGGCCCCGGCCACGTTCGGTACCACCTCGAGCAACGGCGTGCCGCGCAAGGCGCTGCTGCTGTCGATCTTCGTGCTGTTGCTGGGCGTGCTGCTCAACTACATGGTCCCGGAAAAAGTCTTCGTCTGGGTCACTTCCATCGCTACCTTCGGCGCGATCTGGACCTGGCTGATGATCCTCCTGGCCCAGCTCAAGTTCCGCAAGAGCCTGACCCAGGCCGAACGTGACGGCCTTAAATACCGCATGTGGCTGTACCCGGTCAGCTCCTACCTGGCCTTGGCGTTCCTGGTGCTGGTGGTTGGCCTGATGGCGTACTTCCCGGACACCCGTGTGGCGCTCTACGTGGGGCCGGTGTTCCTGGTGCTGCTGACGGTGTTGTTCTACGTGTTCAAGTTGCAGCCGACTCAAGCGGCGGCACGCACCGCGAGCTGA
- a CDS encoding transposase has product MLHQPNSHLLRRGRHSESGRPYLITAVVHNRQPLFKDFHLGRLLVAEFRKTHELGMVDSLAWVVMPDHFHWLFELQGTTLSQAVGRTKSRSTLTINRARGSKERFWQLGYHDRAVRSDEDLRKIARYIIANPLRAGLVEHIGDYPLWDAAWL; this is encoded by the coding sequence ATGCTTCATCAACCCAACTCTCATCTGTTACGCCGTGGTCGACATTCAGAATCTGGCCGTCCTTATCTGATTACCGCCGTGGTTCACAACCGGCAACCCCTGTTCAAAGACTTCCATTTGGGAAGACTACTGGTAGCAGAATTCAGGAAGACCCATGAATTGGGAATGGTCGACTCTCTGGCATGGGTCGTCATGCCTGATCACTTTCATTGGCTATTTGAGCTGCAAGGCACAACGTTGTCGCAGGCTGTGGGACGTACCAAATCCCGCAGCACCCTCACCATTAATCGCGCACGCGGCAGCAAAGAACGATTCTGGCAACTTGGCTACCATGACCGAGCAGTGCGTAGCGATGAAGACCTTCGCAAAATTGCCCGCTACATCATCGCCAATCCTCTGCGAGCGGGCCTGGTCGAACATATTGGTGACTACCCACTATGGGACGCAGCCTGGCTCTGA